In Vanacampus margaritifer isolate UIUO_Vmar chromosome 9, RoL_Vmar_1.0, whole genome shotgun sequence, the following proteins share a genomic window:
- the LOC144058080 gene encoding SPRY domain-containing SOCS box protein 2: MDTHDATDKRALLNRYKHKRIRRTTHGRTEDNITTNQFIPMGLSLSTWLHSRTKKHSPSLSSLFCSLAVPTSSRLEVILNSSPVSPGDSRSRWSSVHCSPHFVLSASREEATRLPVELSSDGLRAEKGVKDGLHVWEVTWKPDHRGSHAVLGVSKQNCPLQASGYNVLVGADSQSWGWELQSNQLWHDRGRQGAYPNSQFNPSSQEVPVAPFPIPERILMVLDADAGTLGFVVDSHFLGVAFKSLPRGVELFPAVSSVRGGACIRLRYLNGATRNPPALTALCGLLIRHHLGLQRRNQVDKLPLPPALQCYLLFSH; this comes from the exons ATGGATACGCACGACGCGACCGATAAGAGAGCGCTATTAAACAGATACAAGCACAAACGTATACGCCGGACAACCCACGGACGTACAGAAGACAACATCACAACAA ATCAGTTCATCCCGATGGGTCTTTCACTGTCAACATGGCTGCATAGCAGGACAAAGAAGCATTCTCCTTCCCTCTCCTCTCTTTTCTGTTCTCTGGCCGTCCCGACCTCGTCTCGCCTCGAGGTCATTTTGAACTCCTCTCCAGTTTCTCCAGGAGACAGTCGCTCGCGCTGGAGCTCTGTCCACTGCTCTCCTCACTTTGTGCTGTCTGCCAGCAGGGAAGAAGCGACGCGTTTACCCGTGGAGTTGAGCAGCGACGGGTTGAGGGCGGAAAAGGGGGTTAAGGACGGCCTTCACGTGTGGGAGGTGACGTGGAAGCCCGACCACAGAGGAAGCCATGCGGTCTTAGGTGTCTCCAAGCAGAACTGCCCTTTGCAGGCTTCAGGTTACAATGTACTGGTGGGAGCAGACTCCCAGTCTTGGGGCTGGGAACTCCAAAGCAATCAGCTCTGGCATGACAGAGGAAGACAGGGAGCGTATCCTAATTCCCAATTCAACCCGTCAAGTCAGGAGGTGCCAGTTGCACCTTTTCCCATACCTGAACGCATCCTCATGGTCTTGGATGCAGATGCAGGGACTCTTGGATTTGTTGTTGACAGCCACTTCCTCGGTGTTGCGTTCAAAAGCCTCCCCCGCGGTGTGGAGCTATTCCCAGCGGTGAGCAGTGTGAGAGGAGGAGCCTGCATACGACTCCGATACCTGAACGGCGCCACTC gcAACCCCCCGGCCCTGACGGCTTTGTGTGGACTCCTAATTCGCCATCATTTAGGTCTGCAGAGGCGAAATCAGGTGGACAAGCTTCCTCTTCCACCGGCTCTCCAGTGTTACCTTCTTTTTAGTCATTAG
- the fam171a1 gene encoding protein FAM171A1, with the protein MMRAVEGKGSWTTVLVLLVLGLLVSEGSSKTSEEEVTLKVHLSDASTHQPLAGASIQLFANHTLVTTETSLADGNAFLRFPYLLGTPLVVTATKRGYVPNSVPWTPSRLPVFSSISLNLLPERAATLTVYEDVVEIVSDFQGFRRQPSVHFQRRALTLPVNTSYANLTALLTVADSPSHIQHFPYLQVHAGNGTGAEKPPELTPVAAVSVHLLASDGLELQVNEPITVSIPLPADTGLKENDHVPAWRFDPRLGSWIKSSWGHVQRVDNQLILTYIAPQLGYWVAAMFPLQSGLLLVKDISMYHTMFLLAILGGMALILLCLLCVLLYYCRRRCLKPRGSHRKLTLSSGLDSSKRDQATSMSHLNLISNEVQLELVSTATEPDMSTPMLKPSCYERGDDPHAHSLIQHSKHSRSSLGNSHHGSSLGNLTPRSRDYRQSAETMHLKSVMSCGTDRGYRQSYVSVCSSGNHISNGLSPAKHGQLSEHQLRGIVISPSSPPHSPSRGEGGESRAPDYLLSRSVDHLERPPSLTRPGQLLCCASVDLLSGGETYPRVRPTLVIPAHYMRLPGEHPLSGQALLLQTDEQSDLETIQAELNASQSSGQSPKDRVPHATEQDEGEKLVSIPGALGETGLVEINSEDTLLAEKTLMELRGGKPLPHPRAWFVSLDGRSNAHIRHSYIDLQRAGCHGNATSSGGPQGSGRRHGSSNDASLDSGVDLNEPKMGRRGRDLEQGEREMEKEGTKSTTPTTAFTQLVYVDDLDAAGSKETLKYNSQESNLESVQSVEGEPEIVQIHTEPPSVSSSSPASPPPLTPPDGVTLRNNRSLLSASPEDEAPPEDGEEEKKSPWQRREERPLLAFNMK; encoded by the exons ATGATGCGGGCTGTGGAAGGGAAAGGGAGTTGGACCACCGTGCTTGTACTCCTCGTTCTCGGACTGCTCGTTTCAGAAGGCTCCAGTAAAACGTCGGAGGAAG AGGTGACTCTGAAGGTCCACCTGAGCGATGCCAGCACTCACCAGCCTCTGGCGGGAGCATCCATACAGCTCTTTGCCAACCACACTTTGGTAACCACGGAAACCTCCCTGGCAGACGGCAACGCCTTCCTGCGCTTCCCATACCTCTTGGGGACCCCTCTTGTCGTCACCGCCACCAAACGCGGATACGTGCCAAACTCTGTGCCATGGACACCTTCCAGACTACCTG TGTTTTCCTCCATTAGCCTAAATCTGCTACCAGAGAGAGCTGCTACTCTGACGGTCTATGAAGACGTGGTGGAGATCGTGTCGGATTTCCAAG GTTTTAGGCGCCAGCCCAGTGTTCATTTCCAGCGCCGAGCCTTGACTCTTCCTGTCAACACTTCCTACGCCAATCTGACCGCACTACTCACTGTGGCCGACTCTCCCTCGCACATCCAGCACTTTCCCTACCTGCAGGTCCACGCCGGCAATGGCACAG GAGCAGAGAAGCCGCCGGAGCTAACTCCTGTGGCGGCCGTCTCCGTCCACCTATTGGCCAGCGACGGACTGGAGCTGCAAGTGAATGAGCCAATCACAGTCTCCATCCCGCTGCCTGCAGACACTGGCCTGAAGGAAAACGATCACGTCCCAGCTTGGAGATTTGACCCACGTTTGG GTTCTTGGATAAAGAGCAGTTGGGGCCACGTTCAAAGGGTGGACAACCAACTCATCCTCACCTACATTGCTCCTCAACTGGGATACTGGGTGGCCGCCATGTTTCCACTCCAGTCAG GTCTGCTGCTTGTGAAAGACATCAGCATGTACCACACTATGTTTCTGTTGGCCATTCTTGGAGGCATGGCACTCATTTTGCTGTGTTTGCTCTGCGTCCTTCTGTACTACTGCAG ACGGCGTTGTTTGAAGCCCCGGGGCTCTCACCGTAAGCTCACACTGTCCTCCGGTCTGGACAGCAGCAAGAGGGACCAAGCCACCTCCATGTCCCACCTCAACCTCATCAGCAACGAG GTGCAGCTGGAGCTCGTTTCCACAGCAACCGAGCCCGACATGAGCACACCGATGCTGAAGCCGTCCTGTTACGAGCGTGGAGACGATCCCCACGCGCACAGCCTGATCCAGCACAGCAAGCACAGCCGCTCTTCGCTGGGTAACAGCCACCACGGCTCGTCCCTCGGCAACCTGACGCCCCGCAGCAGAGACTACCGTCAGTCTGCGGAGACGATGCACTTAAAGTCGGTCATGTCGTGCGGAACCGACCGAGGCTACCGTCAGTCGTACGTCTCCGTCTGCTCGTCCGGCAACCACATATCTAACGGACTGTCACCGGCCAAGCACGGCCAGTTGTCAGAACATCAGCTGAGAGGTATTGTCATCTCCCCGTCCTCCCCCCCTCACTCACCATCCAGAGGGGAGGGAGGTGAATCCAGGGCTCCTGACTACCTTCTCTCCCGCTCCGTTGACCACCTGGAGCGGCCCCCCTCGTTGACCCGGCCCGGCCAGCTGCTATGCTGCGCCTCCGTGGACCTGCTGAGCGGCGGCGAAACTTACCCGAGGGTGCGGCCCACCCTGGTCATCCCCGCTCATTACATGCGCCTGCCCGGGGAGCACCCCCTGTCGGGGCAGGCCCTCCTGCTGCAGACGGACGAGCAGAGCGACCTGGAGACCATCCAAGCCGAGCTCAATGCCTCGCAGTCCTCGGGACAAAGCCCCAAAGACCGCGTCCCGCATGCCACCGAGCAGGATGAAGGAGAGAAGCTGGTGTCCATTCCAGGAGCGCTCGGAGAAACGGGTCTGGTGGAAATAAACAGCGAAGACACCCTATTGGCGGAAAAGACTTTAATGGAGCTTAGAGGGGGCAAACCTCTGCCACACCCACGAGCCTGGTTCGTCTCGCTGGACGGCCGCTCCAACGCTCACATCCGCCACTCCTACATTGACCTCCAGCGGGCCGGCTGCCACGGCAACGCCACAAGCTCAGGAGGCCCGCAAGGCAGCGGGCGGAGGCACGGCAGCAGCAACGACGCCAGCTTGGACTCTGGCGTGGACCTGAACGAGCCCAAAATGGGTCGCAGGGGGCGGGACCTGGAGCAGGGGGAGCGAGAGATGGAGAAGGAGGGGACCAAGAGCACAACGCCAACCACCGCCTTCACTCAGCTGGTCTACGTGGACGATCTGGATGCGGCGGGAAGCAAGGAGACCCTCAAGTACAATTCCCAGGAGAGCAACTTAGAGTCCGTCCAGTCTGTCGAAGGAGAACCAGAGATTGTACAAATACACACGGAACCACCATCAgtttcctcctcctcacccGCTTCTCCTCCTCCACTGACGCCGCCCGACGGCGTGACTCTCAGGAACAATCGCTCACTGCTCTCGGCCTCCCCGGAGGATGAAGCACCACCTGAGGATggagaggaggagaagaagagccCTTGGCAAAGGAGGGAAGAGCGACCTCTGCTGGCCTTCAACATGAAGTAA